One Mesorhizobium sp. J428 DNA segment encodes these proteins:
- a CDS encoding FAD-binding oxidoreductase — MTNSLQQVIDRLKPHFGERLSVSDAVREHHGHDMSRQPTRLPDAVVFAESEDEVQRVVAACFEHGISVTPFAAGSSMEGHTIPLKGGVSLDVSRMNRIVTVNGEDFDVVVEAGVTRKQLNAHLRDMGLFFPIDPGADATLGGMASTRASGTTAVRYGTMRENVLALRVVTPTGKIITTGRRVKKSSTGYDLTKLFVGAEGTLGVITEVTVRLQPIPETVASAICTFETMRGAVEAVVATMQSGIPVARIEFLDEVAVDAANAHSKLGLKRAPTLFLEFHGSPRWVEEQSRTVAEITADHGGSDFAWSTRPEDRERLWKARHETIYANQSLRPGCKTYTTDVCVPISRLAEAVLAARADVDQSFLIAKIIGHVGDGNFHVGYLIKPEIAEELAEAERLAGRLYARAMEMGGTFSGEHGIGISKLPYLRREHGDAVDVMNAIKAALDPAGIMNPGKLGQTE; from the coding sequence ATGACGAACTCGCTGCAGCAGGTGATCGACCGGCTCAAGCCGCATTTTGGCGAGCGGCTGTCGGTGTCGGACGCGGTGCGCGAGCACCATGGCCACGACATGTCGCGCCAGCCGACACGACTGCCGGACGCGGTGGTGTTTGCTGAGAGCGAGGACGAGGTGCAGCGCGTGGTGGCGGCCTGTTTCGAGCACGGCATTTCGGTCACGCCGTTTGCAGCCGGCTCGTCCATGGAAGGCCACACGATCCCGCTGAAGGGCGGCGTCTCACTCGACGTCAGCCGGATGAACCGCATCGTGACGGTCAACGGCGAGGATTTCGACGTGGTGGTCGAGGCCGGCGTGACGCGCAAACAGCTCAATGCGCACCTGCGCGACATGGGCCTGTTCTTCCCCATCGATCCCGGCGCGGATGCGACGCTCGGCGGAATGGCCTCGACGCGGGCGAGCGGCACGACGGCGGTGCGCTACGGGACAATGCGGGAGAATGTGCTGGCGCTTCGCGTGGTCACGCCCACAGGCAAGATCATCACCACCGGTCGGCGGGTGAAGAAGTCCTCCACGGGCTACGACCTGACCAAGCTCTTCGTCGGCGCGGAGGGAACGCTCGGCGTGATCACCGAGGTCACCGTGCGGCTGCAGCCAATTCCCGAGACCGTCGCCTCTGCCATCTGCACCTTCGAGACGATGCGCGGCGCGGTGGAGGCGGTGGTCGCCACGATGCAGAGCGGCATTCCCGTCGCGCGGATCGAATTTCTCGACGAGGTGGCGGTGGATGCGGCAAACGCGCATTCCAAGCTGGGGCTGAAGCGGGCGCCGACGCTGTTCCTCGAGTTCCACGGCAGCCCGCGCTGGGTGGAGGAGCAGTCGCGGACGGTCGCCGAGATCACGGCGGACCATGGCGGCTCGGACTTCGCCTGGTCGACACGCCCGGAAGACCGCGAGCGGCTGTGGAAGGCGCGGCACGAGACGATCTATGCCAACCAGTCGCTGCGGCCGGGCTGCAAGACCTACACGACCGACGTCTGCGTGCCGATCTCGCGGCTTGCCGAGGCGGTGCTCGCGGCACGGGCAGATGTCGACCAGTCTTTTCTGATCGCCAAGATCATCGGCCATGTCGGCGACGGCAACTTCCACGTCGGCTATCTGATCAAGCCCGAGATCGCAGAGGAACTCGCCGAGGCCGAGCGGCTTGCCGGACGGCTCTATGCCCGGGCGATGGAGATGGGCGGCACATTCAGCGGCGAGCACGGCATCGGCATCTCGAAGCTCCCCTACCTGCGCCGCGAACACGGCGACGCGGTGGACGTGATGAACGCCATCAAGGCGGCGCTCGACCCGGCCGGCATCATGAACCCCGGCAAGCTGGGCCAGACCGAGTGA
- a CDS encoding thiamine pyrophosphate-requiring protein, which translates to MRLGEAIAEILKREGVELICGYPVNHVLERAAEADIRPVIVRQERTGIHMADAISRLSSGRRIGVFAMQLGPGTENSYGGIAQAYSESVPLLVLPMGYERRLAHIDPNYNATISMKGITKSTEPITSAAQLTNVFRRAFSRLRNGRGGPVLIEIPNDMWQLEVPEPLDYRPVLATRYGPDPAAVAEAVDLLLAARCPVLYAGQGVHYARAWPQLKALAERLAIPVSTSLEGKSAFPETHALSIGAGGAAISKTLRHFLDASDVIFGIGCSFTETAFGVQMPLAKTIIHATLDPDHINKDVEARVALVGDAGLTLDAVIAELDARGTPVRDAAETAAEIGSVQAAWLAEWMPKLTSNDAPLSPYRVLWDLQHTVDVANTIITHDAGSPRDQLSPFWKTIEPLTYIGWGKSTQLGYGLGLAMGAKLAHPDKLCINVWGDAAIGFTGMDFETAVRERIPILSILLNNFSMAMELPIMPVSTEKYRSTDISGDYAAFARAMGAYGERVTTPEEIVPAILRGIEKTKEGVPVLLEFITSKEIQRSRYHRAAAGA; encoded by the coding sequence ATGAGGCTCGGTGAAGCGATCGCGGAAATCCTCAAGCGGGAGGGCGTCGAGCTCATCTGCGGCTACCCGGTCAACCACGTGCTGGAGCGGGCGGCGGAGGCGGACATCCGCCCGGTCATCGTTCGCCAGGAGCGCACCGGTATCCACATGGCCGACGCGATCTCGCGGCTGTCGTCCGGCCGCAGGATCGGCGTCTTCGCCATGCAGCTCGGCCCGGGGACGGAGAATTCCTACGGCGGCATCGCGCAGGCCTATTCGGAATCGGTACCGCTCCTGGTGCTGCCGATGGGCTACGAGCGCCGTCTCGCCCATATCGACCCGAACTACAACGCCACGATCTCCATGAAGGGCATCACCAAGTCGACCGAGCCGATCACCTCGGCCGCCCAGCTGACCAACGTGTTTCGCCGCGCCTTCAGCCGGCTGCGCAACGGGCGCGGTGGGCCGGTGCTGATCGAGATCCCCAACGACATGTGGCAGCTCGAGGTGCCGGAGCCGCTGGACTACCGGCCGGTGCTCGCCACCCGCTACGGGCCCGACCCGGCGGCGGTGGCCGAGGCGGTCGACCTGCTGCTGGCCGCCAGGTGCCCGGTGCTCTATGCCGGACAGGGCGTCCACTACGCCCGCGCCTGGCCGCAGCTGAAGGCGCTGGCGGAGCGGCTGGCAATCCCCGTCTCGACCAGCCTCGAAGGCAAGAGCGCTTTCCCCGAGACGCACGCGCTGTCGATCGGCGCGGGAGGCGCCGCGATCTCGAAGACGCTGCGCCATTTCCTCGATGCGTCGGATGTCATCTTCGGCATCGGCTGCTCCTTCACGGAGACCGCGTTCGGCGTGCAGATGCCGCTTGCCAAGACAATAATCCACGCCACGCTCGACCCGGACCACATCAACAAGGACGTCGAGGCCAGGGTTGCGCTGGTGGGCGATGCCGGGCTGACGCTGGACGCGGTGATCGCCGAACTCGACGCGCGGGGGACGCCCGTCCGCGATGCGGCGGAGACAGCCGCGGAGATCGGGTCGGTGCAGGCGGCCTGGCTCGCCGAGTGGATGCCGAAGCTGACCTCGAACGACGCGCCGCTATCGCCCTACCGGGTGCTGTGGGACCTGCAGCACACGGTCGACGTCGCCAACACGATCATCACGCACGATGCCGGCAGCCCGCGCGACCAGCTGTCGCCGTTCTGGAAGACGATCGAACCGCTGACCTATATCGGCTGGGGCAAGTCGACCCAGCTCGGTTACGGGCTTGGGCTCGCGATGGGCGCCAAGCTCGCGCATCCGGACAAGCTGTGCATCAACGTCTGGGGCGACGCCGCGATCGGCTTCACCGGCATGGATTTCGAGACTGCGGTGCGCGAGCGCATTCCGATCCTGTCGATCCTGCTCAACAATTTCTCGATGGCGATGGAATTGCCGATCATGCCCGTGTCGACCGAGAAATACCGCTCGACGGACATTTCCGGCGACTACGCCGCTTTCGCGCGCGCCATGGGAGCATACGGAGAAAGGGTGACGACGCCGGAGGAGATCGTGCCGGCGATCCTGCGCGGGATCGAGAAGACGAAAGAAGGCGTTCCGGTCCTCCTCGAGTTCATCACCTCGAAGGAAATCCAGCGCTCGCGCTACCACCGCGCCGCGGCAGGAGCCTGA
- a CDS encoding alpha-hydroxy acid oxidase — translation MDAARQTASEARLALRLPLLRRRFPTIEDLERRAARRIPRFAFEFLQGGAGDESGLSRNRSALRGIEIVPRYGVETQGVDPSVELFGRRYAAPIGISPIGMDGLMWPGATELFARAAQRMNIPYLVGTLATARIEDVARWAPDVTWFQLYPLAADDHRISFDLARRAQEVGAKVLVATLDVPVRSKRPRDLRNGFVMPFRLSYRNALDIAASPAWMRALARRGMPRFANIEAYAKGGDPAAFVGAHVGGGFSWDVLARLRERWRGPMLVKGLLHPADGERARAIGMDGVIVSNHGGRQFDAAPASVDMLPAIAAAVGRDMTVILDSGVTSGVDMMRALACGAQSTFSARAFMLALAAIGDDGARHMAASLIEEFTLALGQSGLRSAAEARHASVRHPTAWTWPARTGDAR, via the coding sequence GTGGACGCGGCGCGCCAGACGGCATCCGAGGCGCGGCTGGCGCTGCGGCTGCCGCTCTTGCGGCGTCGGTTTCCCACCATTGAAGACCTGGAGAGGCGGGCGGCGCGCCGGATACCGCGTTTCGCCTTCGAATTCCTGCAGGGCGGGGCTGGCGACGAGAGCGGCCTGTCCCGCAACCGATCGGCACTGAGGGGCATCGAGATCGTGCCGCGCTACGGGGTCGAGACGCAGGGCGTCGATCCGTCGGTCGAGCTGTTCGGCCGCCGCTATGCCGCCCCGATCGGCATCTCGCCGATCGGTATGGACGGGCTGATGTGGCCGGGGGCCACCGAGCTGTTCGCGCGGGCGGCGCAGCGGATGAACATTCCCTACCTCGTCGGAACGCTGGCGACGGCGCGCATCGAGGACGTCGCCAGATGGGCGCCGGACGTGACCTGGTTCCAGCTCTATCCGCTGGCTGCAGACGATCACCGCATCAGCTTCGACCTCGCCCGCCGCGCACAGGAGGTGGGCGCCAAGGTGCTGGTGGCGACGCTCGACGTGCCGGTTCGGTCGAAGCGGCCGCGCGACCTGCGCAACGGCTTCGTCATGCCGTTCAGGCTGAGCTATCGAAACGCACTGGACATTGCGGCTTCGCCGGCGTGGATGCGGGCGCTGGCTAGGCGGGGCATGCCGCGCTTCGCCAACATCGAAGCCTATGCCAAGGGCGGCGACCCCGCCGCTTTCGTTGGGGCGCATGTCGGCGGCGGCTTTTCCTGGGACGTGCTGGCGCGGCTGCGGGAGAGATGGCGCGGGCCGATGCTGGTCAAGGGCCTGCTGCACCCCGCCGACGGCGAACGGGCGCGCGCGATCGGGATGGACGGAGTGATCGTCTCCAACCATGGCGGCCGCCAGTTCGACGCAGCGCCCGCCTCGGTCGATATGCTGCCGGCGATCGCCGCCGCCGTCGGGCGCGACATGACGGTGATCCTCGACAGCGGCGTCACCTCCGGCGTCGACATGATGCGCGCGCTCGCCTGCGGGGCGCAGTCAACCTTCTCGGCCCGCGCTTTCATGCTGGCGCTGGCTGCCATCGGCGACGACGGGGCGCGCCACATGGCGGCGAGCCTGATCGAGGAATTCACCCTCGCGCTCGGCCAGTCCGGGCTGCGATCGGCCGCGGAGGCGCGCCACGCATCGGTGCGGCATCCGACGGCCTGGACATGGCCGGCCCGGACAGGAGACGCACGATGA
- a CDS encoding thiamine pyrophosphate-requiring protein, with protein sequence MKHTRPEGPFAAEAVLGRMKAAGVDVLFANGGTDFPSIIEAFARSPESGIAMPEPLVIPHEGVAVGMAHGYYLATGKPAAVMVHVNVGLANSVMGLINAASENVPILMCSGRTPLTESGRFGSRSSPIHWGQEMRDQAGMVREIVKWDYELRYADQAGPAIDRAISIAMSEPRGPVYVSLPREALAEAIAPPATGPNLAPTTFGPPAAAALVRAAEALAKAKNPVIITQSGESGSGFEPLAGFAERFALPVVEYWATRQCLPTSHPMHVGHEPTPWVREADVILVASAMVPWIAAHVQPDDGCTIIALGPEPLYPRLPMRSFRIDISLAGGLNAGLAALDAAMRDRVPTTEQFAARRARVAAARAEAEAALQKRLATGSGSPMSPAYVSRCLSDAADDSTVFFNELGIEPGAMRFEVPDSYFGTPLSGGLGWGMTAALGAQFGDRSKQVIATIGDGSYMFANPVACHQTAAALKLPLLTVVFNNGIWNAVRRSTLYMYPDGSAAAANVMPITALDPLPDHAAIARAHGAYAERVDDGADLPAAIQRALAATRSGQQALLDVVVSY encoded by the coding sequence ATGAAGCATACCCGTCCGGAGGGCCCGTTCGCTGCGGAAGCCGTGCTCGGCCGTATGAAGGCCGCCGGCGTCGACGTCCTATTCGCCAATGGCGGCACCGATTTCCCCTCGATCATCGAGGCCTTCGCGCGGTCGCCGGAGAGCGGCATCGCTATGCCGGAGCCGCTGGTGATCCCGCACGAAGGCGTCGCGGTCGGCATGGCGCACGGCTACTATCTGGCGACGGGCAAGCCGGCGGCGGTAATGGTGCATGTCAATGTCGGGCTGGCCAATTCCGTCATGGGGCTGATCAATGCGGCGTCGGAGAACGTGCCGATCCTGATGTGTTCGGGGCGCACGCCGCTGACGGAGAGCGGCCGTTTCGGCAGCCGGTCGAGCCCGATCCACTGGGGCCAGGAGATGCGCGACCAGGCCGGCATGGTGCGCGAGATCGTCAAGTGGGACTACGAACTGCGCTATGCCGATCAGGCCGGGCCGGCGATCGACCGCGCCATCAGCATTGCCATGAGCGAGCCGCGCGGTCCGGTCTATGTCAGCTTGCCCAGGGAGGCGCTTGCCGAGGCCATTGCACCCCCGGCCACAGGCCCGAACCTGGCGCCGACGACGTTCGGACCGCCCGCCGCCGCCGCATTGGTGCGCGCCGCGGAGGCGCTGGCGAAGGCGAAGAACCCGGTCATCATCACCCAGAGCGGCGAGAGCGGCTCCGGCTTCGAACCGCTGGCGGGCTTCGCGGAGCGGTTCGCGCTGCCCGTCGTCGAATACTGGGCGACGCGCCAGTGTCTGCCGACCAGCCACCCGATGCATGTCGGCCATGAGCCGACCCCCTGGGTGCGCGAGGCCGACGTGATCCTCGTCGCTAGCGCGATGGTCCCGTGGATCGCCGCCCATGTTCAGCCGGACGACGGCTGCACCATCATCGCGCTTGGCCCCGAACCGCTCTACCCGCGCCTGCCGATGCGCAGCTTCCGCATCGACATCTCGCTGGCGGGCGGGCTGAACGCCGGCCTGGCCGCGCTCGACGCCGCTATGCGCGACCGCGTGCCCACGACCGAGCAGTTTGCCGCCCGCCGCGCGCGCGTCGCCGCGGCGCGCGCCGAGGCGGAGGCCGCGCTGCAGAAGCGGCTGGCGACCGGCAGCGGCTCGCCGATGTCGCCGGCCTATGTCAGCCGGTGCCTGTCCGACGCGGCGGACGACAGCACGGTCTTCTTCAACGAACTCGGCATCGAGCCGGGCGCGATGCGGTTCGAGGTGCCGGACAGCTACTTCGGCACGCCGCTGTCCGGCGGCCTCGGCTGGGGGATGACCGCCGCGCTCGGCGCGCAGTTCGGCGACCGGTCGAAGCAGGTCATCGCGACGATCGGCGACGGGTCCTACATGTTCGCCAATCCGGTGGCCTGCCATCAGACGGCGGCGGCGCTGAAACTGCCGCTGCTCACTGTCGTCTTCAACAACGGCATCTGGAACGCCGTGCGGCGCTCGACGCTCTACATGTATCCGGATGGCAGCGCGGCGGCGGCCAACGTGATGCCGATCACCGCGCTCGACCCGCTGCCCGATCATGCCGCGATCGCGCGCGCACACGGCGCCTACGCCGAGCGCGTCGACGACGGCGCGGACCTGCCTGCCGCCATCCAGCGCGCATTGGCGGCGACCCGCTCGGGCCAGCAGGCGTTGCTGGACGTGGTGGTGAGCTACTAG
- a CDS encoding NAD-dependent succinate-semialdehyde dehydrogenase has product MNAVSRGPAVVASGYVSPELLIDGEWIEASARETQPIVNPANGRVIGVVPHATAADLDRALAAAERAFASWRYVNPRERGKILRKAADLMRERQEEIARLATLEMGKPLAEARLETHFASEEMEWFAEEGRRSYGRVIPGRLHDTRFTVVREPVGPAAGFSAWNFPIGNAARKMGAALAAGCTMVYKPGEEAPASALAVARCLVDAGVPAGAIAVVFGVPDTISRHLLASPVIRKISFTGSIPVGKHLIKLAADGLKRTTMELGGHAPVLVFDDADMTTALDMGVQRKYRNSGQVCVSPTRFYVQDASYKSFCEGFADRAAKIKVGDGLEASTQMGPLVHGRRRDAVEALVQDAVAKGARLLTGGRRVGNEGSFFEPTVLADVPGDARIMREEPFGPVAVLNPFSTLDDAVQKANSLPYGLAAYAFTSSASNIARLGDAIEAGMVGINSFNISMPETPFGGVKESGHGSEVGMEGIDAFLVTKTLSVTV; this is encoded by the coding sequence ATGAACGCCGTGTCCCGGGGCCCTGCCGTCGTTGCGAGCGGCTACGTTTCTCCTGAACTCCTCATTGATGGCGAATGGATCGAGGCGTCGGCGCGGGAGACCCAGCCGATCGTCAATCCTGCCAACGGACGCGTCATAGGCGTCGTGCCGCACGCGACCGCCGCCGATCTCGACCGGGCGCTGGCTGCGGCCGAGCGGGCCTTCGCGTCGTGGCGCTACGTGAACCCGCGCGAGCGTGGCAAGATCCTGAGGAAGGCCGCCGATCTGATGCGCGAGCGCCAGGAGGAGATCGCGCGCCTCGCGACGCTCGAGATGGGCAAGCCGCTCGCCGAGGCGCGGCTCGAAACGCATTTCGCCTCCGAGGAAATGGAGTGGTTCGCCGAGGAGGGCCGCCGCAGCTACGGACGCGTCATCCCCGGCCGCCTGCACGACACGCGCTTCACCGTCGTGCGCGAGCCGGTCGGCCCCGCCGCCGGCTTCTCCGCCTGGAACTTCCCGATCGGCAACGCCGCGCGCAAGATGGGGGCGGCTTTGGCCGCGGGCTGCACCATGGTCTACAAGCCGGGCGAAGAGGCGCCGGCCTCGGCGCTCGCGGTGGCGCGGTGCCTGGTGGATGCGGGCGTGCCGGCAGGCGCGATCGCGGTCGTATTCGGCGTGCCGGACACGATCTCGCGCCATCTGCTGGCGTCGCCGGTCATCCGCAAGATCTCGTTCACCGGTTCGATCCCGGTCGGCAAACACCTGATCAAGCTTGCCGCCGACGGGCTGAAGCGCACCACGATGGAACTCGGCGGCCACGCGCCGGTGCTGGTCTTCGACGACGCCGACATGACGACCGCGCTCGACATGGGCGTGCAGCGCAAATACCGCAATTCCGGGCAGGTCTGCGTGTCGCCGACACGGTTCTACGTGCAGGACGCGTCCTACAAGAGCTTCTGCGAGGGCTTCGCCGATCGGGCCGCCAAGATCAAGGTAGGCGACGGACTGGAGGCGAGCACACAGATGGGACCGCTCGTCCATGGCCGCCGCCGCGACGCCGTCGAGGCGCTGGTGCAGGATGCTGTCGCCAAGGGCGCGAGGCTGCTGACCGGCGGCCGGCGTGTCGGCAACGAGGGCAGCTTCTTCGAGCCGACCGTGCTCGCGGACGTGCCGGGCGACGCGCGGATCATGCGCGAGGAGCCGTTCGGCCCAGTCGCCGTGCTCAACCCGTTCAGCACGCTCGATGACGCCGTGCAAAAGGCCAACAGCCTGCCCTATGGGCTCGCCGCCTATGCCTTCACCTCCTCGGCCTCCAACATCGCCCGGCTCGGCGACGCGATCGAGGCCGGCATGGTCGGCATCAACTCGTTCAACATCTCGATGCCCGAGACGCCATTCGGCGGTGTCAAGGAGAGCGGTCACGGATCCGAGGTCGGCATGGAGGGGATCGACGCCTTCCTCGTCACCAAGACGCTCAGCGTTACCGTCTGA
- a CDS encoding thioesterase family protein, with protein sequence MSEPEHDMSGGVEVWRGGVNTWECDEMGHMNTRFYVARCMEGLSVLFALAGLPGLFAHDATATAQVEEMHIRFHREAQSATPLYMIAGFSALGECDAEIVALLRRDIDGALAATFRIVLSASTPAGDPIAWPTPFPDRATALAMEVPPEARPRSVNAGPAPSSDAPSALGAHRRIALGSVATSDCDAFGRMVPQKFLGAVADGIRGLTAPLREIVARYAETVPERFGGAVLESRIVLVGRPRAGDCFEVRSAFTGADSKTLFLEHWMVDPVGGQVWGYMESVAIVFDLDRRKIVGITEVATAALRPLMLR encoded by the coding sequence ATGAGCGAGCCTGAACACGACATGAGCGGCGGTGTCGAAGTCTGGCGGGGCGGCGTCAATACGTGGGAATGCGACGAGATGGGCCACATGAACACGCGCTTCTACGTCGCGCGCTGCATGGAAGGACTGTCTGTGCTCTTCGCACTCGCCGGACTGCCCGGACTTTTCGCGCACGACGCAACCGCCACAGCGCAGGTGGAGGAGATGCACATCCGCTTCCATCGCGAGGCCCAGTCGGCGACACCTCTCTACATGATCGCCGGCTTCTCTGCCTTGGGCGAATGCGATGCCGAGATCGTGGCTCTGCTGCGGCGCGACATCGATGGCGCGCTTGCGGCCACCTTTCGCATCGTGCTCAGCGCCTCCACGCCGGCCGGCGATCCGATTGCTTGGCCGACACCCTTCCCGGATCGGGCCACGGCTCTTGCGATGGAGGTGCCACCCGAGGCTCGCCCTCGAAGCGTGAACGCCGGTCCCGCACCGTCCTCTGATGCACCGTCCGCACTCGGCGCCCACAGGCGTATCGCACTCGGGTCCGTTGCAACGTCCGACTGCGATGCGTTCGGGCGTATGGTCCCCCAGAAGTTCTTGGGCGCCGTCGCCGACGGCATCCGCGGCCTGACCGCGCCCCTGCGCGAAATCGTCGCCCGGTACGCCGAGACCGTCCCGGAGCGCTTCGGCGGCGCGGTGCTCGAATCTCGCATCGTCCTCGTCGGCCGGCCTCGCGCCGGCGATTGTTTCGAGGTCCGCTCTGCCTTCACCGGCGCGGACTCGAAGACGCTGTTTCTCGAACACTGGATGGTCGACCCTGTCGGCGGTCAGGTCTGGGGCTACATGGAATCGGTGGCGATCGTGTTCGACCTCGACCGCCGCAAGATCGTCGGCATTACCGAAGTCGCGACCGCCGCGCTGAGACCCTTGATGCTGCGTTGA
- a CDS encoding enoyl-CoA hydratase/isomerase family protein, whose translation MTNEVIITRRDDHVLEIELNRPEQGNALTPAMAEAITTALRALDTETRVVLVKAAGADFCTGRSAATPAAGTRATALDLRRLISDPVLDFYQVLREIPVPVVAQVRGRANGVGCAIAALADVVVAADTARFQVPEMNHDIAPTLVMNALADRIPRAALARLVLTRDAVEAAEAKELSLIGVVTGADALEAETERIVTQLAKNSAATVRAVKAFLSTAPETSFAARKELAALINSVAFAERFR comes from the coding sequence TTGACGAACGAAGTCATCATTACCCGGCGCGACGACCACGTCCTCGAGATCGAGCTGAACCGCCCCGAACAGGGCAATGCGTTGACGCCGGCGATGGCGGAGGCGATTACGACAGCTTTGCGCGCGCTCGATACCGAAACGCGTGTGGTGCTGGTCAAGGCTGCGGGCGCGGACTTCTGCACCGGGCGCAGCGCGGCGACGCCGGCGGCGGGGACACGGGCGACGGCGCTCGATCTGCGGCGGCTGATCTCGGATCCCGTGCTCGATTTCTACCAGGTCTTGCGGGAGATTCCTGTGCCCGTCGTGGCTCAGGTGCGCGGCCGCGCCAATGGCGTAGGCTGCGCCATCGCGGCGCTCGCCGACGTCGTGGTGGCGGCTGACACAGCCCGCTTCCAGGTGCCTGAGATGAACCATGATATCGCGCCGACGCTGGTGATGAATGCGCTCGCCGACCGCATTCCGCGTGCTGCGCTGGCGCGGCTCGTGCTAACACGCGACGCGGTGGAGGCGGCGGAGGCCAAGGAGCTCAGCCTGATCGGCGTCGTCACCGGGGCCGATGCCCTGGAGGCGGAAACGGAACGGATCGTCACCCAGCTGGCGAAGAATTCGGCCGCGACCGTGCGGGCCGTGAAGGCCTTCCTGTCGACCGCGCCGGAGACGTCCTTCGCCGCCCGCAAGGAGCTGGCGGCCTTGATCAACAGCGTCGCGTTTGCCGAGCGCTTCCGCTGA
- a CDS encoding xanthine dehydrogenase family protein molybdopterin-binding subunit has product MEPRGAAAAHDPATGQFTLHASSGVGVVMMRDQLAATLGADPGLVRVVAPPNVGGNFGTRNALYPEFVVLALAARQIGRPVKHIAERTESFLSDYQGRDLEIEAELALDAEGNFLAFRSTNTANVGAHTVSYVPLNKGAQLMTSLYRVPAASVVARAVMTNTPPTIPYRSAGRPEAMYAIERMIDLAAREHGFDRIDLRRRNMIPARDQPYRNPFGVTYDNGAYEAVMQRALDLADWNGFEERRAEARTRGRCRGIGFGNYIEGTSGIPHERAEIAIDGSAESVDVIVGTQDTGQGHETAFSQLVGGLLGVPPETVRIRTGDTDFVTAGGGSHSGRSLRFASIVFQQASDVIILRARSVLAAISGRPLEEIAFADGLFHVTGTNRVATLFELARHGEDGSGLPEALRGPFRAAADAVTPGLAFPYGAAVCEIEIDPETGEWVIERYTSVDDVGRALNPMIVHGQTHGGIVQGAGQALLEWSRFDDDTGQALSATMMDYALARASDFPSFETDLSEVPSVNHPMGFRPGGEGGTTPALGVTINAVLDALAHLGVRHVEMPATPMRIWQAIQDARAGRTQSEGEDH; this is encoded by the coding sequence ATGGAGCCGCGCGGCGCGGCCGCCGCACATGACCCCGCCACCGGTCAGTTCACACTCCATGCGTCCTCTGGCGTCGGCGTTGTGATGATGCGGGACCAACTGGCGGCGACGCTCGGCGCGGACCCGGGGCTGGTGCGCGTCGTGGCGCCGCCGAACGTCGGCGGCAATTTCGGCACGCGCAATGCGCTCTATCCGGAGTTCGTCGTGCTTGCGCTCGCTGCGCGGCAGATCGGGCGGCCGGTGAAGCACATCGCCGAACGCACCGAATCGTTTCTCTCGGACTACCAGGGTCGCGACCTCGAAATAGAGGCGGAGCTGGCGCTGGACGCGGAGGGAAATTTCCTCGCGTTCCGCTCGACCAACACGGCCAATGTCGGCGCTCACACCGTCTCATACGTGCCGCTCAATAAGGGCGCGCAGCTGATGACCAGCCTCTACCGCGTCCCGGCCGCATCGGTCGTTGCGCGGGCGGTGATGACCAATACGCCGCCGACAATTCCCTACCGCAGCGCCGGCCGCCCGGAGGCGATGTACGCCATCGAACGGATGATCGACCTGGCGGCGCGCGAACATGGCTTCGACCGGATCGATCTGCGCCGCCGCAATATGATCCCGGCGCGGGACCAGCCCTACCGGAACCCGTTCGGCGTGACCTACGACAACGGTGCTTACGAAGCGGTCATGCAGCGGGCTCTCGATCTTGCCGACTGGAACGGGTTCGAGGAACGCCGGGCAGAGGCGCGCACGCGCGGACGCTGCCGCGGCATCGGGTTCGGCAACTATATCGAGGGCACCAGCGGTATTCCGCACGAGCGCGCCGAGATCGCCATCGACGGCAGCGCTGAATCGGTCGACGTCATCGTTGGAACGCAGGACACCGGCCAGGGCCACGAAACTGCCTTTTCACAGCTGGTCGGCGGCCTGCTCGGAGTCCCACCCGAGACTGTGCGCATCCGAACCGGCGACACCGATTTCGTGACCGCTGGCGGCGGCTCGCATTCCGGCCGGTCGCTGCGCTTCGCCTCGATCGTGTTCCAGCAGGCCTCGGACGTGATCATACTGCGTGCGCGGTCGGTGCTCGCGGCGATATCGGGGCGGCCGCTGGAAGAAATCGCATTTGCGGATGGCCTCTTTCATGTGACCGGCACGAACCGGGTAGCGACCCTGTTCGAACTCGCTCGCCATGGAGAGGACGGCAGCGGCTTGCCCGAGGCGCTGCGCGGGCCGTTCCGCGCCGCCGCCGATGCCGTTACGCCGGGCCTCGCCTTTCCCTACGGGGCGGCGGTTTGCGAGATCGAGATCGATCCGGAGACCGGCGAATGGGTGATCGAGCGCTATACCTCGGTTGACGACGTCGGGCGTGCGCTCAACCCGATGATCGTGCATGGCCAGACGCATGGCGGCATCGTCCAAGGGGCCGGCCAGGCGCTGCTGGAATGGTCGCGCTTCGACGACGACACCGGACAGGCGCTGTCGGCCACGATGATGGATTATGCGCTGGCGCGCGCCAGCGACTTCCCAAGCTTCGAGACCGACCTAAGCGAGGTGCCGTCCGTGAACCACCCGATGGGCTTCCGGCCGGGCGGCGAAGGCGGCACCACGCCGGCGCTGGGCGTCACAATCAACGCCGTGCTCGACGCACTGGCCCATCTCGGTGTTCGCCATGTCGAGATGCCGGCGACGCCGATGCGGATCTGGCAGGCGATCCAGGACGCGCGGGCAGGGCGGACACAAAGCGAAGGAGAGGACCATTGA